A genomic segment from Thamnophis elegans isolate rThaEle1 chromosome 3, rThaEle1.pri, whole genome shotgun sequence encodes:
- the ARL4C gene encoding ADP-ribosylation factor-like protein 4C: MGNISSNISAFQSLHIVMLGLDSAGKTTVLYRLKFNEFVNTVPTIGFNTEKIKLSNGTAKGISCHFWDVGGQEKLRPLWKSYSRCTDGIIYVVDSVDVDRLEEAKTELHKVTKFAENQGTPLLVIANKQDLPKSLPVAEIEKQLALHELTPSTTYHIQPACAIIGEGLTEGMDKLYEMILKRRKSLKQKRKR; encoded by the coding sequence ATGGGAAACATTTCATCCAATATCTCTGCCTTTCAGTCTCTGCACATTGTCATGTTGGGTCTGGATTCTGCAGGCAAAACCACGGTGCTCTACAGGCTTAAATTCAACGAATTTGTCAATACGGTGCCTACCATTGGCTTCAACACTGAAAAAATCAAGCTAAGCAATGGAACTGCAAAGGGCATCAGCTGCCATTTTTGGGATGTAGGTGGGCAAGAGAAACTGAGGCCTCTGTGGAAATCCTATAGTCGTTGCACTGATGGTATCATTTACGTGGTGGACTCTGTTGATGTGGACAGGCTAGAAGAAGCCAAAACAGAGCTGCACAAAGTCACCAAGTTTGCAGAGAATCAAGGCACTCCCTTATTAGTGATTGCCAACAAGCAAGACCTGCCAAAATCTTTGCCTGTGGCAGAAATAGAAAAACAGTTGGCTCTTCATGAGCTAACTCCATCCACTACTTACCATATACAACCAGCCTGTGCGATCATTGGTGAGGGTCTCACAGAAGGTATGGACAAACTGTACGAGATGATTCTCAAGCGCAGAAAATCCTTAAAGCAGAAAAGGAAACGATAG